One Rhizobium acidisoli DNA window includes the following coding sequences:
- the minD gene encoding septum site-determining protein MinD has product MGKVIVVTSGKGGVGKTTSTAALGAALAQRNEKVVVVDFDVGLRNLDLVMGAERRVVYDLINVIQGDAKLTQALIRDKRLETLFLLPASQTRDKDNLTAEGVERVINDLKRYFDWIICDSPAGIERGATLAMRHADVAVVVTNPEVSSVRDSDRIIGLLDAKTAKAERGERMEKHLLLTRYDANRAERGDMLKVDDVLEILSIPLLGIVPESMDVLRASNIGAPVTLAESRSPAAMAYFDAARRLAGELVPMAIPEEKRNIFGKIFGRRAA; this is encoded by the coding sequence ATGGGGAAAGTGATCGTCGTCACGTCAGGCAAGGGCGGGGTCGGAAAGACGACCTCGACCGCCGCATTGGGAGCGGCGCTGGCGCAACGCAATGAAAAAGTCGTCGTCGTCGATTTCGACGTCGGCTTGCGCAATCTCGACCTGGTCATGGGCGCTGAGCGCCGGGTCGTCTACGACCTGATCAACGTCATCCAGGGCGATGCAAAGCTCACCCAGGCGCTGATCCGCGACAAGCGGCTGGAGACGCTGTTCCTGCTGCCGGCCTCGCAGACGCGCGACAAGGACAATCTGACGGCCGAGGGCGTGGAACGGGTCATCAACGACCTGAAGCGCTATTTCGATTGGATCATCTGCGACAGCCCGGCCGGGATCGAGCGTGGCGCAACGCTTGCCATGCGCCATGCCGATGTTGCCGTTGTCGTCACCAACCCCGAAGTCTCGTCGGTACGCGATTCCGATCGCATCATCGGCCTGCTCGATGCCAAGACCGCCAAGGCCGAACGCGGCGAGCGGATGGAAAAGCACCTGCTTCTCACCCGCTACGACGCCAACCGCGCCGAGCGCGGCGACATGCTCAAGGTCGATGACGTGCTGGAAATCCTGTCCATCCCGCTGCTCGGCATCGTGCCCGAAAGCATGGATGTGCTGCGGGCCTCCAATATCGGTGCGCCGGTCACGCTGGCAGAAAGCCGCAGCCCGGCGGCAATGGCCTATTTCGATGCCGCCCGCCGGCTCGCCGGCGAATTGGTGCCGATGGCGATCCCTGAGGAAAAGCGCAACATTTTCGGCAAAATCTTCGGACGGAGGGCGGCATGA
- the minE gene encoding cell division topological specificity factor MinE, which translates to MNIFRLFNKQRTAPAARERLQVLLAHERSSAGSDLVTLLREEILAVIAKHVELDHDKVQVTIDRNEFVSTLEIDVEIPLNAAVQAA; encoded by the coding sequence ATGAATATTTTCCGTCTTTTCAACAAGCAGAGAACCGCACCGGCCGCTCGCGAACGCTTGCAGGTGCTTCTTGCCCACGAACGTTCCTCGGCCGGGTCGGACCTGGTCACGCTGCTGCGCGAAGAAATCCTCGCAGTGATCGCCAAGCATGTCGAACTAGACCATGACAAGGTGCAGGTGACGATCGATCGCAACGAGTTCGTCTCGACGCTCGAAATCGATGTCGAAATCCCGTTGAATGCAGCCGTGCAGGCCGCTTGA
- a CDS encoding DUF6481 family protein, whose product MKNARNNELSDRRSAAAEAKAALLNAYRDAKDKAEPTRQAKQAERQAVAAAREERRAERERVKREELEQAKAAEAERQAAAEAAARADADAREAADKDRIARVIADEAARKAARDLRYANRKARKS is encoded by the coding sequence TTGAAAAACGCCAGAAACAATGAGCTTTCCGATCGTCGCAGCGCCGCTGCCGAAGCAAAGGCCGCTCTCCTCAATGCGTATCGTGACGCCAAGGATAAGGCTGAACCGACCAGGCAGGCAAAGCAGGCCGAGCGTCAGGCCGTCGCTGCCGCCAGGGAAGAACGCCGCGCCGAGCGCGAACGGGTAAAGCGTGAGGAACTGGAGCAGGCGAAAGCCGCGGAAGCAGAACGCCAGGCCGCCGCCGAGGCTGCAGCACGCGCCGACGCCGACGCGCGCGAAGCGGCTGACAAGGACCGGATCGCTCGCGTCATTGCCGACGAAGCCGCCCGGAAGGCCGCACGCGACCTGCGTTACGCCAATCGAAAAGCCAGAAAGTCGTGA
- a CDS encoding cold-shock protein, whose amino-acid sequence MTTGTVKWFNSTKGFGFIQPDDGGADAFVHISAVERAGMREIVEGQKIGYELERDNKSGKMSACNLQAA is encoded by the coding sequence ATGACCACTGGCACAGTTAAATGGTTCAATTCCACCAAGGGCTTCGGCTTCATCCAGCCTGATGACGGCGGCGCTGACGCCTTCGTTCATATCTCTGCCGTCGAGCGCGCCGGCATGCGTGAAATCGTCGAAGGCCAGAAGATCGGCTACGAGCTTGAGCGCGATAACAAGTCGGGCAAAATGTCCGCTTGCAATCTTCAAGCTGCCTAA
- a CDS encoding DUF1989 domain-containing protein, producing the protein MRELHPAMTDLRPAVASLVRYPGIPTLPEGTERYRAKGGGSVVVRVEPGDCVTVIDSEGGQVCEVSFLNEKGRFLAAGLGTAFSNAAEGLKAILQGENESAARTRAALERRGADLAAAGALRIFGTGSSPGRRADFTISMKGLLIVAAPAGAMSPEAQDTATPIEIRIKRSLLIRDYAAALPEPAADPIEDIRIRAATAAAYFVRAGEFIQIIDVYGRQCTDFQAFAARKVDKGLDLALDSTVTRTLLSRSYPMPGLPSKAFDRDFEPLVEIVQDTVGRHDAFATACNSRYYDDMGYPGHVNCTDNFNAALAPYGIAGRKGWEALNYFYNTNIDHNNQLYLDEPWSRPGDYVLMRALTDLVCVSSSCPDDIDAANGWDPTDIHVRTFSGKEKFSRAVAYRMTPDADAELTRETAFHPRLSALTRDYAEYRGYWLPNRFSAEGLVEEYWACRERAAVIDLSPLRKFEVTGPDAEELLQYCLTRDVRKLSTGQVVYSAMCYENGGMIDDGTLFRLGDKNFRWIGGDDFSGIWLRQQAEKKGFKAWVRSSTDQMHNIALQGPKSRDILKDIIWTAPRQPTIGELEWFRFTVGRIGGFEGAPVVVSRTGYTGELGYEIFCHPKDALTVFDAVWEAGQPHGLKPMGLEALDMVRIEAGLIFAHHEFTDQTDPFEAGIGFTVPLKSKQDDFIGREALIRRKEHPRHLLVGLDVKANEAVGHGDCVHIGRAQVGVVTSATRSPILGKTIALARIDAMHAGPGTEVEIGKLDGHQKRLPATIVPLSHYDPQKTRPRS; encoded by the coding sequence ATGCGAGAACTTCATCCTGCTATGACGGACCTGCGGCCAGCGGTCGCCAGCCTCGTGCGTTATCCCGGCATTCCCACCTTGCCGGAGGGAACGGAGCGCTACAGGGCAAAAGGCGGCGGATCGGTCGTGGTGCGTGTCGAGCCGGGCGACTGCGTCACCGTCATCGACAGCGAGGGCGGACAGGTTTGCGAGGTCTCTTTCCTCAACGAAAAGGGACGCTTCCTGGCGGCGGGTCTCGGAACGGCATTCAGCAATGCAGCCGAAGGTTTGAAAGCCATTCTTCAAGGGGAGAATGAGAGTGCTGCCCGCACACGCGCAGCGCTTGAGCGGCGCGGCGCCGATCTTGCCGCGGCCGGAGCGCTCCGCATCTTCGGGACGGGATCGAGCCCGGGCCGCCGGGCGGATTTCACGATTTCCATGAAGGGTCTGCTGATCGTCGCGGCACCGGCCGGTGCCATGTCGCCGGAGGCGCAGGATACGGCGACGCCGATCGAGATCAGGATCAAGCGCAGCCTGCTGATCCGCGATTATGCCGCCGCTCTGCCGGAACCGGCTGCCGACCCCATCGAGGATATCCGCATCCGGGCGGCAACCGCCGCAGCCTATTTCGTGCGTGCCGGCGAGTTCATCCAGATCATCGATGTTTATGGGCGCCAGTGCACCGATTTCCAGGCTTTCGCCGCCCGCAAGGTCGACAAGGGCCTCGATCTCGCGCTGGATTCGACGGTGACCCGCACGCTGCTCAGCCGCAGCTATCCGATGCCCGGCCTGCCCTCCAAGGCCTTCGACCGCGACTTCGAGCCGCTGGTCGAGATCGTCCAGGATACAGTCGGGCGCCACGATGCTTTCGCGACCGCCTGCAATTCGCGTTATTACGACGACATGGGTTATCCCGGCCACGTCAACTGCACGGACAATTTCAACGCAGCGCTGGCGCCTTACGGCATTGCCGGCCGCAAGGGCTGGGAAGCGCTGAATTATTTCTACAACACCAATATCGACCACAACAACCAGCTCTATCTCGACGAGCCCTGGTCGCGCCCCGGCGATTACGTGCTGATGCGGGCCTTGACCGATCTCGTCTGTGTCTCCTCGTCCTGCCCCGACGACATCGACGCGGCAAACGGCTGGGATCCGACGGATATCCATGTCCGCACCTTTTCCGGAAAAGAAAAATTCTCACGAGCGGTGGCCTATCGCATGACCCCAGATGCCGACGCCGAACTGACGCGCGAAACCGCCTTCCATCCCCGTCTTTCCGCCTTGACGCGCGATTACGCCGAATATCGCGGCTACTGGCTGCCGAACCGCTTTTCCGCCGAAGGACTGGTCGAGGAATACTGGGCCTGCCGCGAGCGCGCCGCCGTCATCGATCTCTCGCCCTTGCGGAAGTTCGAGGTGACGGGGCCGGATGCCGAGGAGCTCTTGCAATATTGCCTGACGCGTGACGTGCGCAAACTGTCGACCGGCCAGGTCGTCTATTCCGCCATGTGTTATGAAAACGGCGGCATGATCGATGACGGCACGCTCTTCCGCCTCGGCGACAAGAATTTTCGCTGGATCGGCGGCGATGATTTCAGCGGCATATGGCTGCGTCAGCAGGCCGAAAAGAAAGGCTTCAAAGCCTGGGTTCGCTCGTCCACTGATCAGATGCACAATATCGCCCTGCAGGGCCCGAAGAGCCGCGATATCTTGAAGGATATCATCTGGACGGCGCCGCGCCAGCCGACGATCGGCGAACTCGAATGGTTCCGCTTCACTGTCGGCCGCATCGGCGGTTTCGAGGGCGCCCCGGTCGTCGTCTCGCGCACGGGTTATACCGGCGAGCTCGGCTACGAAATCTTCTGCCATCCGAAGGATGCGCTGACGGTGTTCGACGCCGTCTGGGAGGCAGGGCAGCCGCATGGCTTGAAGCCGATGGGGCTGGAGGCGCTCGACATGGTCCGCATCGAGGCAGGCCTGATCTTCGCCCATCACGAATTCACCGACCAGACGGACCCGTTCGAGGCCGGCATCGGCTTCACGGTGCCGCTGAAATCCAAGCAGGACGATTTCATCGGCCGCGAGGCGCTGATCCGGCGCAAGGAACACCCGCGCCATCTGCTCGTCGGCCTCGACGTCAAGGCCAATGAGGCGGTCGGCCACGGCGATTGCGTCCATATCGGCCGCGCCCAGGTCGGCGTCGTCACCAGCGCCACCCGCTCGCCGATCCTCGGCAAGACGATCGCGCTCGCCCGCATCGACGCGATGCATGCAGGTCCCGGCACCGAGGTCGAAATCGGCAAGCTCGACGGCCATCAGAAGCGCCTGCCGGCGACGATCGTGCCGCTTTCGCATTACGACCCGCAGAAGACGCGGCCGCGCTCGTAA
- a CDS encoding APC family permease — MADVVEAGISSGTEGKLVRALDWKGAFWVAAGVPPLVLFSIGGIAGTTGKLAFLVWIISMVMGFLQSFTYAEIAGMFANKSGGASVYGATAWLRYSKFIAPLSVWCNWFAWSPVLSLGCAIAAGYILNSFFPIPAADSQMVLDWISAHAASITADSPRVAEYIAAHAGTTPDDAVKVLLSTDGVAALTPWIRSWSLVSFSIPFLATANVNATFFIGGILMLIIFAIQHRGISETASVQKWLAIIVLVPLLIIGLYPIVSGHILAANVTGLVPPTAAYSGADGSWSNGGWTLFLGGLYIAAWSTYGFETAVCYTRELKNPKTDTFKAIFYSGLACCLFFFLVPFAFQGVLGHAGMLAPGIVDGTGVAEALGGLIGAGRVVTQLLVVLMIMALFLAIMTAMAGSSRTLYQGSKDGWLPKYLDHVNENGAPTRAMWTDFAFNLFLLAIASDTGGYFFVLAVSNVGYIIFNFLNLNSGWIHRMDSGHIERPWKAPTWLIGLNTVLAFVNALFLGAGAKVWGYSNALWVGFIFAALILPVFAYRHYVRDGGKFPAGAMEDLGLVGQDLGVKKAGMLPYLALAGGLAIVLIANVIFQLPA, encoded by the coding sequence ATGGCAGATGTTGTGGAGGCCGGAATTTCATCCGGCACCGAAGGTAAGCTTGTACGCGCGCTCGACTGGAAGGGCGCATTCTGGGTGGCCGCGGGCGTGCCGCCGCTCGTTCTTTTCTCCATCGGCGGCATTGCGGGCACGACGGGCAAGCTCGCCTTCCTCGTCTGGATCATTTCGATGGTGATGGGTTTCCTGCAATCCTTCACCTACGCCGAAATCGCCGGCATGTTCGCCAACAAATCCGGCGGCGCCTCGGTCTATGGCGCCACCGCATGGCTGCGTTATTCGAAGTTCATCGCGCCGCTGTCGGTCTGGTGCAACTGGTTTGCCTGGTCGCCCGTGCTGTCGCTCGGCTGCGCCATCGCCGCCGGTTATATCCTCAATTCGTTCTTCCCGATCCCGGCGGCGGATTCGCAGATGGTCCTCGACTGGATCTCCGCGCATGCCGCGTCCATCACCGCCGATAGCCCCCGCGTCGCCGAATATATTGCGGCCCATGCCGGCACGACGCCTGATGACGCCGTCAAGGTGTTGCTCAGCACCGACGGCGTCGCTGCGCTGACGCCGTGGATCCGCAGCTGGTCGCTGGTCAGCTTCAGCATTCCCTTCCTCGCCACCGCCAACGTCAATGCCACCTTCTTCATCGGCGGCATCCTGATGCTGATCATCTTCGCGATCCAGCATCGCGGCATCTCCGAGACGGCAAGCGTGCAGAAGTGGCTGGCGATCATCGTGCTGGTGCCGCTGCTGATCATCGGTCTTTACCCGATCGTCAGCGGCCATATCCTTGCCGCCAACGTCACCGGACTCGTGCCGCCGACGGCCGCCTATTCCGGCGCCGACGGCAGCTGGAGCAACGGCGGCTGGACGCTCTTCCTCGGTGGCCTCTATATCGCCGCCTGGTCGACCTACGGCTTTGAGACCGCCGTCTGCTACACCCGCGAACTCAAGAACCCGAAGACCGACACCTTCAAGGCAATCTTTTATTCCGGCCTTGCCTGCTGCCTGTTCTTCTTCCTCGTACCTTTCGCCTTCCAGGGCGTTCTCGGCCATGCGGGCATGCTCGCCCCCGGCATCGTCGACGGCACCGGCGTTGCCGAAGCGCTCGGCGGCCTGATCGGCGCCGGCCGCGTCGTCACCCAGCTGCTCGTCGTGCTGATGATCATGGCGCTTTTCCTCGCCATCATGACGGCGATGGCCGGTTCCTCGCGCACACTCTATCAGGGCTCGAAGGACGGTTGGCTGCCGAAATATCTCGACCACGTCAACGAAAACGGTGCCCCGACGCGGGCGATGTGGACCGATTTCGCCTTCAACCTCTTCCTTCTGGCTATCGCCTCGGATACCGGCGGTTACTTCTTCGTGCTTGCCGTCTCGAATGTCGGCTACATCATCTTCAACTTCCTGAACCTCAATTCCGGCTGGATCCATCGGATGGACTCCGGCCATATCGAACGTCCCTGGAAGGCGCCGACCTGGCTGATCGGCCTCAACACCGTGCTCGCCTTCGTCAACGCGCTGTTCCTCGGCGCCGGCGCCAAGGTCTGGGGGTACTCCAACGCACTTTGGGTCGGCTTCATCTTCGCCGCCCTGATCCTGCCGGTTTTCGCCTATCGCCACTATGTGCGCGACGGCGGCAAGTTCCCGGCCGGCGCAATGGAGGATCTCGGCCTGGTTGGTCAGGATCTCGGCGTCAAGAAGGCCGGCATGCTGCCCTATCTGGCACTCGCCGGCGGCCTGGCGATCGTCCTGATCGCCAATGTGATCTTCCAGCTTCCGGCTTAA
- a CDS encoding aldo/keto reductase, translated as MDYRKLGPSGTVVTAYCLGTMTFGAEADEAASHKLLNDYFAWGGNFIDTADVYSAGKSEEIIGRWLKARPTEARQAIVATKGRFPMGNGPNDIGLSRRHLGQALDDSLRRLGLEQIDLYQMHAWDALTPIEETLRFLDDAVSSGKIGYYGFSNYVGWHIAKASEIAKARGYTRPVTLQPQYNLLVRDIELEIVAACQDAGMGLLPWSPLGGGWLTGKYKRDEMPTGATRLGENPNRGGESYAPRNAMERTWAIIAAVEEIAKAHGVSMAQVALTWTAAQPAITSVILGARTPEQLADNLGAMKLKLSDEDMAKLNEVSAPQPFDYPYGKGGINQRHRKIEGGR; from the coding sequence ATGGATTATCGCAAGCTCGGTCCCAGCGGGACCGTCGTCACCGCCTATTGCCTGGGCACCATGACCTTCGGCGCGGAGGCCGACGAAGCGGCCTCGCACAAGCTGCTCAACGATTATTTCGCCTGGGGCGGCAATTTCATCGATACCGCCGATGTCTACAGCGCCGGCAAGTCGGAAGAGATCATTGGTCGCTGGCTGAAGGCGCGCCCGACCGAAGCCCGCCAGGCGATCGTCGCCACCAAGGGCCGTTTTCCGATGGGCAACGGTCCCAACGACATCGGCCTCTCGCGCCGCCATCTCGGCCAGGCGCTCGACGATTCTCTGCGCCGCCTCGGCCTCGAGCAGATCGATCTCTACCAGATGCATGCCTGGGACGCGCTGACGCCGATCGAGGAAACGCTGCGCTTCCTCGACGATGCGGTTTCATCAGGCAAGATAGGTTATTACGGCTTCTCCAATTATGTCGGCTGGCATATCGCCAAGGCCTCCGAGATTGCCAAGGCGCGCGGTTATACGCGTCCCGTTACGCTGCAGCCGCAATATAACCTGCTGGTGCGCGACATCGAGCTCGAGATCGTCGCGGCCTGCCAGGATGCCGGCATGGGCCTGTTGCCCTGGTCGCCGCTCGGCGGCGGCTGGCTGACCGGCAAATACAAGCGCGACGAGATGCCGACCGGCGCCACCCGCCTCGGCGAAAATCCCAATCGCGGCGGCGAATCCTATGCGCCGCGTAATGCGATGGAACGAACCTGGGCAATCATCGCTGCTGTCGAGGAAATAGCCAAGGCGCACGGCGTCAGCATGGCGCAGGTGGCGCTCACCTGGACGGCGGCGCAGCCGGCAATCACCTCGGTCATCCTCGGCGCCCGCACGCCGGAGCAACTGGCCGACAATCTCGGCGCCATGAAGCTCAAGCTCTCCGACGAAGACATGGCGAAGCTCAACGAGGTCAGCGCCCCTCAGCCCTTCGACTATCCCTACGGCAAGGGCGGCATCAACCAGCGCCACCGCAAGATCGAAGGCGGCCGCTGA
- a CDS encoding flavin monoamine oxidase family protein translates to MPGDNGKGVEQDVVIIGAGAAGIAAARRLQAIRPDISILLLEAGDRLGGRAWTVGLPGAADIALDLGCGWLHGARTNAWTGIADEVGLTVDRTPAPWNGGRRLQRDDAEIHAAQEAIGAYFERLESHEGDDTDLAEMLEPGNAWNGQIRAIGTYITGAELECSSVVDYTRYDPGPGPDWRVREGYGTLISRYGKPVPARLGVEVTRIDYRPAGRIDIETNQGGLGARAVLVTVSTNVLAAEKIAFDPPLPEKIEAASRLPLGLADKLFLRLANGEALPADTHMLGSTSRGATGTYQLRPLGAAVVEAYFAGNLAHDLEREGRDSAFAFAADELAAEFGADIRKELSVAAISAWAAAPHIGGSYSYAEPGASDLRAVLAAPHDQRIFFAGEACSRARYSTAHGAYETGVAAADLIAGSLSAKV, encoded by the coding sequence ATGCCCGGTGACAACGGTAAGGGTGTCGAACAGGATGTCGTCATCATCGGCGCCGGGGCCGCCGGCATTGCCGCTGCCCGTCGCCTGCAGGCGATCCGTCCGGATATTTCCATCCTGCTGCTGGAAGCCGGCGACCGTCTCGGCGGCAGAGCCTGGACGGTCGGGCTGCCGGGAGCCGCCGACATCGCGCTCGACCTCGGCTGCGGCTGGCTGCATGGGGCGCGGACCAATGCCTGGACCGGCATTGCCGACGAGGTCGGATTGACGGTCGACCGCACGCCGGCGCCCTGGAACGGCGGGCGGCGGCTGCAGCGCGACGATGCGGAGATCCATGCCGCACAGGAGGCGATCGGCGCCTATTTCGAACGCCTGGAGAGCCATGAAGGCGATGACACTGATCTGGCCGAAATGCTCGAACCCGGCAATGCCTGGAATGGCCAGATCCGGGCGATCGGCACTTATATCACCGGCGCAGAACTGGAGTGCTCGTCGGTCGTCGACTACACCAGATATGATCCCGGCCCCGGCCCGGACTGGCGGGTGCGTGAGGGCTATGGAACCTTGATCTCGCGTTACGGCAAGCCGGTCCCGGCAAGGCTTGGCGTCGAGGTCACGCGCATCGACTACCGCCCTGCCGGCCGTATCGATATTGAGACGAACCAGGGTGGGCTCGGGGCTCGTGCGGTGCTGGTGACCGTTTCGACGAATGTGCTTGCCGCCGAAAAGATCGCCTTCGACCCGCCATTGCCCGAGAAGATCGAGGCAGCATCCCGTTTGCCGCTCGGGCTCGCCGACAAGCTCTTCCTCAGGCTGGCAAATGGGGAGGCGCTGCCGGCCGATACCCATATGCTCGGTTCCACCAGTCGCGGCGCGACCGGCACCTATCAGCTCCGGCCACTCGGCGCTGCCGTCGTCGAAGCCTATTTTGCCGGCAACCTCGCCCATGATCTGGAGCGGGAGGGCAGAGACTCCGCCTTCGCCTTCGCCGCCGATGAACTGGCGGCGGAATTCGGCGCCGATATCCGCAAGGAATTGTCGGTTGCGGCGATCTCGGCCTGGGCCGCTGCACCCCATATCGGCGGCTCCTATTCCTATGCCGAACCCGGCGCCTCGGATCTCCGCGCGGTCCTCGCCGCACCGCATGACCAGCGGATCTTCTTTGCCGGCGAAGCCTGTTCGCGCGCGCGTTATTCGACGGCGCATGGCGCCTACGAGACCGGCGTCGCCGCCGCCGATCTGATCGCCGGCTCGTTGTCGGCAAAAGTGTAA
- a CDS encoding 3'-5' exonuclease produces MSVQRDSQLDMFAKPSTATARARAPSRRPPSQPAGHSDEDMARTLEESGNYRILRKLTARPIATARRPEFSRLGVILDTETTGLNHRSDEIIEIGAVAFTFDDDGGIGDIVGIYGGLQQPSRPIPPEITRLTGITDAMVEGQVIDMRSLSALIEPADLIIAHNAGFDRPFCEAFSTIFACKAWACSVSEIDWSARGFEGTKLGYLVGQAGYFHDGHRAVDDCHALLEILDRVQGDGESPFAELYRASQRSRIRIFAEHSPFEMKDHLKARGYRWSDGSDGRLKSWWIEVGEDDLGDELSYLRSDIYRWRDADPPTVRLTAFDRFKL; encoded by the coding sequence ATGAGCGTGCAGAGAGATTCGCAACTCGATATGTTTGCCAAGCCGTCAACGGCGACTGCCAGGGCGCGCGCTCCATCACGCCGGCCGCCATCGCAGCCGGCCGGCCATTCCGATGAAGACATGGCGCGCACGCTTGAAGAGAGCGGCAACTACCGCATCCTTCGGAAACTGACCGCCCGGCCGATTGCGACGGCCAGACGGCCGGAGTTTTCGCGGCTTGGCGTCATTCTCGATACGGAAACGACCGGTCTCAACCACCGCAGCGATGAGATCATCGAAATCGGCGCCGTCGCCTTCACATTCGACGATGACGGCGGGATCGGCGATATCGTCGGCATCTATGGCGGCCTGCAGCAGCCGTCGCGGCCGATTCCGCCCGAAATTACCCGGTTGACCGGCATTACCGATGCGATGGTCGAAGGCCAGGTCATCGATATGAGGTCGCTGAGCGCCCTGATCGAACCGGCGGATCTGATCATCGCCCACAATGCCGGTTTCGACCGGCCGTTCTGCGAAGCCTTCTCGACGATCTTCGCCTGCAAGGCCTGGGCCTGTTCGGTGTCGGAGATCGACTGGAGCGCCCGCGGCTTTGAGGGCACCAAGCTCGGCTATCTCGTCGGCCAGGCCGGTTATTTCCATGACGGCCATCGCGCGGTGGACGACTGCCACGCACTGCTGGAAATCCTCGATCGGGTGCAGGGCGACGGCGAAAGCCCATTCGCCGAGCTCTACCGCGCCAGCCAGCGCTCGCGCATCCGCATCTTTGCCGAACACAGCCCGTTCGAGATGAAGGACCATCTGAAGGCGAGGGGTTATCGCTGGTCGGATGGAAGCGACGGACGCCTGAAGTCCTGGTGGATCGAAGTCGGCGAAGACGATCTCGGTGACGAGCTTTCCTATCTGCGCTCGGACATCTACCGGTGGCGAGACGCGGATCCGCCGACCGTGCGGCTGACGGCCTTCGATCGCTTCAAACTCTGA
- a CDS encoding DUF1127 domain-containing protein, with the protein MNVARSFNNWRKYRQTVAELGRMSARELDDLGIGRGDIRNVARAAIAR; encoded by the coding sequence ATGAACGTAGCACGCTCTTTCAATAACTGGCGCAAGTACCGTCAGACGGTCGCTGAACTGGGCCGTATGTCTGCGCGCGAACTGGACGACCTCGGCATCGGCCGCGGCGATATCCGCAACGTCGCTCGCGCTGCCATCGCCCGCTAA